One Helianthus annuus cultivar XRQ/B chromosome 12, HanXRQr2.0-SUNRISE, whole genome shotgun sequence genomic region harbors:
- the LOC110892652 gene encoding VQ motif-containing protein 8, chloroplastic, whose protein sequence is MSPTRFLDGDHIQQTKSGVAINGPRPTPLKLKQESHTIHKHHQQQPQMIRKPIIIYMRSPKVIHTKPHDFMALVQKLTGKSGSKHQEQQKKNKTLEEGYGVSHEMFNKPLNPFASDMTLFTPNSSDYFFSPSSFLKLSDVVSSSPNKTTNSLSPGSIVEFMKRLPEY, encoded by the coding sequence ATGAGCCCTACAAGGTTTCTTGATGGTGATCACATACAACAGACGAAAAGTGGAGTCGCGATTAATGGTCCACGACCAACACCATTAAAACTCAAACAAGAATCTCACACCATTCACAAACACCACCAACAGCAGCCGCAGATGATCAGAAAACCGATAATAATCTACATGCGTTCTCCAAAAGTAATCCACACGAAACCTCATGATTTCATGGCTCTTGTGCAGAAGCTCACAGGTAAATCGGGATCCAAACATcaagaacaacaaaagaaaaacaaaacacTAGAAGAAGGTTATGGTGTATCACATGAGATGTTTAATAAGCCTTTGAATCCATTTGCATCCGATATGACGCTTTTTACGCCTAATAGTAGTGATTACTTCTTCTCGCCTAGTAGTTTCTTGAAGTTGTCTGATGTGGTATCATCATCTCCAAACAAGACCACTAATTCATTGTCACCTGGTTCAATAGTCGAGTTCATGAAAAGGCTTCCTGAATATTGA
- the LOC110896533 gene encoding VQ motif-containing protein 8, chloroplastic, with product MSPKMFLDGDQKQQAKRGAAINGPRPTPLKLKQESHTIHKRHQQQPQMTRKPIIIYMRSPKVIHTKPHDFMALVQKLTGKSSSKPHEQQKNKTLDNGYGQNGFCNDFGVEDERNNVMKSKSPMFNTPSNLFGSDMPLFTPNSSDYFFSPRSLMKLSSSSPNKTTNSLSPGSLVEFMKRLPEY from the coding sequence ATGAGCCCTAAAATGTTTCTTGATGGTGATCAGAAACAACAGGCGAAAAGGGGAGCCGCAATCAATGGTCCGCGACCAACGCCATTAAAACTCAAACAAGAATCTCACACCATTCACAAACGCCATCAACAGCAGCCGCAGATGACCAGAAAGCCCATAATAATCTACATGCGATCTCCGAAAGTAATACACACCAAACCACATGATTTCATGGCTCTTGTTCAAAAGCTCACAGGTAAATCTAGCTCCAAACCTCACGAACAACAGAAGAACAAAACCCTAGATAATGGGTATGGTCAGAATGGCTTTTGCAATGATTTTGGTGTTGAAGATGAGAGAAATAATGTTATGAAATCAAAGAGTCCCATGTTTAATACGCCTTCGAATCTGTTTGGATCTGATATGCCGCTTTTTACGCCTAATAGTAGTGATTACTTCTTCTCACCTCGAAGTTTAATGAAGTTATCATCATCGTCTCCAAACAAGACCACTAATTCATTGTCACCAGGTTCATTAGTCGAGTTCATGAAAAGGCTTCCTGAATATTGA
- the LOC118485023 gene encoding uncharacterized protein LOC118485023, which yields MADYFVEDPKYNEDIFRHRFRMSKRLFLKIVSDVEENDPWFVEAPDARGRKGFTPLQKVTSAIKQLATGNTPDENDEYLHMAERTSRECLEYFCDTVCKIYGPEFLRRPTSHDMALLYQAHEEKHHLPGMFGSLDCTHFVWRFCPTEKFKRQHEAARKDVERAFGVLKAKWGVLSRPMRARSVKKIRNVVYTCIILHNMILKDDGKAIAPVHIRDPPVEPALDDTVLGELMNEDTHWRLKHDLIDHLASQDLPHLLVDSDED from the exons atggcgGATTATTTTGTCGAAGACCCGAAGTACAATGAAGATATCTTTCGGCATAGGTTCCGTATGTCGAAacgtttgtttctaaaaattgtGTCCGATGTGGAAGAGAACGACCCGTGGTTTGTAGAGGCCCCCGATGCGCGAGGTAGGAAGGGCTTTACGCCCTTGCAAAAGGTGACATCGGCTATTAAACAGCTCGCAACTGGAAACACTCCAGACGAGAACGACGAGTACTTGCATATGGCCGAAAGAACTTCCCGCGAGTGCCTAGAATATTTTTGTGACACGGTTTGCAAAATATATGGTCCAGAGTTCTTACGTAGACCGACAAGCCACGACATGGCACTTTTATACCAAGCTCATGAGGAAAAACATCACCTTCCAGGTATGTTCGGTAGCCTTGATTGCACCCATTTCGTTTGGCGTTTTTGTCCGACAGA GAAATTCAAGAGGCAACATGAGGCGGCAAGAAAAGACGtcgaacgggcttttggtgttttgaagGCGAAATGGGGTGTATTGAGTCGACCGATGCGAGCAAGATCGGTTAAAAAAATTAGGAATGTCGTGTACACGTgtattattttacacaacatgattttgaaagatgatggaaaggcgatagcaccggtgcacattcgggatcctccggtcgagccggctctagacgatacggtgctGGGCGAGTTGATGAATGAAGACACCCATTGGAGACTCAAACACGATCTCATAGATCATCTCGCAAGTCAAGATTTACCCCATCTTTTGGTCGATTCCGACGAAGACTAG